A single Phytohabitans houttuyneae DNA region contains:
- a CDS encoding M64 family metallopeptidase: MSERVYDEHGTYEDASDDTIVSTTLRDTALGYIFNGSWAHCWLEAGEDSWTRIYAALDRWVPDYQLVVIILNNPNYGGCGGGGCQIVPLGVDWPVMAHEFGHGAGGLDDEYAACGTWTSGEPSWSVNITTNTDRNTLKWGRFVAPSTPIPTGVNPSPGNGWCTEWTEGPRPADWSSCEDAGLFEGAGYRDTGVYRPVENCRMRGNQPPFCPVCYTHVKGRYDPYTERAFHKVVLADVTGDGRDDLVVHNPGSLTLYEATGFVGCGTGARFLSHAVGAVPDAAGLGVWPIADMDRYLPVDLDGDGLDELVAVNASAEPVPRLGVLHTDSGGRLRVDRRYDGDLPGWRCRPHDQWLTGDVSGDGHGDLVVFNAEDWAVPCLGVFRWEGAAGTSGELALVARYDGTLPGWTMRRHDTFILGDVDKDGRTDLIAFNAVDGTTPRLSLLRSTGTGFTRLAGYEKSVSGWTLRPKDQLLMADFDGDGRSDLYIFNGTDWPVPRLGMLRSTGSGLQQVHRYEGTVPGWTLRPNDRFSVAHVQADARAGLLVHNWSDTETQYLGSLASTGTALSGYQVQGWLGEWDLGAEDLVVVGDLEGDGFPRTFVLHNADWLGIGRTTPMGLDRLYYRWIHDYHHGRNW, translated from the coding sequence GTGAGCGAAAGGGTTTACGACGAGCACGGCACGTACGAGGACGCCAGCGACGACACCATCGTCAGCACGACGTTGCGCGACACCGCGCTGGGATACATCTTCAACGGCTCGTGGGCGCACTGCTGGCTCGAGGCGGGAGAGGACAGCTGGACGCGGATCTACGCCGCACTCGATCGCTGGGTACCGGACTACCAGCTTGTGGTGATCATCCTCAACAACCCGAACTACGGCGGATGCGGCGGGGGCGGTTGCCAGATCGTCCCGCTGGGCGTCGACTGGCCGGTGATGGCCCACGAGTTCGGCCACGGCGCGGGTGGCCTCGACGACGAGTACGCCGCGTGCGGCACGTGGACCTCCGGTGAGCCGTCCTGGTCGGTCAACATCACCACGAACACGGACCGGAACACGTTGAAGTGGGGCCGGTTCGTCGCGCCGAGCACGCCGATACCGACCGGTGTCAACCCGTCGCCGGGCAACGGCTGGTGCACCGAATGGACCGAGGGACCGCGACCGGCGGACTGGAGCTCGTGCGAGGACGCGGGCCTGTTCGAAGGTGCCGGCTACCGCGACACGGGCGTGTACCGCCCGGTCGAGAACTGCCGCATGCGCGGCAACCAGCCGCCGTTCTGCCCGGTGTGCTACACGCATGTCAAGGGCCGGTACGACCCGTACACCGAGCGCGCCTTCCACAAGGTGGTTCTCGCTGACGTCACCGGTGACGGGCGTGACGACCTCGTCGTGCACAACCCGGGGTCGCTGACCCTCTACGAGGCCACCGGCTTTGTCGGATGCGGCACCGGGGCCCGCTTCCTCTCGCACGCCGTTGGTGCCGTGCCGGACGCCGCGGGGCTCGGCGTCTGGCCCATCGCCGACATGGACCGCTACCTGCCCGTGGACCTCGACGGCGACGGTCTCGACGAGCTCGTCGCAGTGAATGCCAGCGCCGAACCCGTGCCGCGGCTAGGCGTGCTGCACACCGACTCCGGCGGGCGGCTGCGGGTCGACCGGCGATATGACGGCGACCTCCCCGGCTGGCGGTGCCGGCCACACGACCAGTGGCTGACCGGTGACGTCAGCGGCGACGGCCACGGCGATCTGGTCGTGTTCAACGCCGAGGACTGGGCCGTTCCCTGCCTCGGCGTGTTCCGCTGGGAGGGAGCAGCCGGCACCAGCGGAGAGCTGGCGTTGGTCGCCCGGTACGACGGCACGTTGCCGGGCTGGACGATGCGCCGGCACGACACGTTCATCCTGGGCGACGTCGACAAGGACGGGCGCACCGACCTGATCGCTTTCAACGCCGTGGACGGGACCACGCCGCGGCTGAGCCTGCTCCGGTCGACCGGCACGGGCTTCACCCGCCTCGCCGGGTACGAGAAGTCCGTGTCCGGCTGGACTTTGCGCCCCAAGGACCAGTTGCTGATGGCCGACTTCGACGGCGACGGCCGGTCCGACCTGTACATCTTCAACGGCACCGACTGGCCTGTGCCCAGGCTCGGGATGCTCCGGTCCACCGGATCCGGCCTGCAACAGGTGCATCGTTACGAAGGGACGGTGCCCGGCTGGACGCTGCGGCCGAACGACCGGTTCAGTGTCGCGCACGTCCAGGCGGACGCGCGGGCGGGTCTGCTCGTCCACAACTGGAGCGACACGGAAACCCAGTACCTCGGTTCGCTGGCCTCGACCGGAACCGCGCTCAGTGGCTACCAGGTGCAGGGTTGGCTCGGTGAATGGGACCTCGGCGCCGAAGACCTCGTGGTCGTGGGCGACCTGGAAGGCGACGGCTTCCCCAGGACCTTCGTGCTTCACAACGCCGACTGGCTTGGCATCGGCCGCACCACGCCGATGGGGCTGGACCGGTTGTACTACCGCTGGATCCACGACTACCACCACGGACGGAACTGGTGA
- a CDS encoding antibiotic biosynthesis monooxygenase family protein: MIARVWRGWAVAGRDEEYQRHYETDVAEHLRQVPGFRGARLLRRDDGGEVLFTSITYFASMDDLRAFAGDDPELAVVEEAARRALTRWDERVVHHEVAVDVAWP, from the coding sequence ATGATCGCGCGGGTATGGCGAGGATGGGCGGTGGCGGGGAGGGACGAGGAGTACCAGCGCCACTACGAAACCGATGTCGCCGAGCACTTGCGGCAGGTGCCTGGTTTCCGCGGTGCCCGGCTGCTGCGCCGTGATGACGGTGGCGAAGTGCTGTTCACCTCGATCACCTACTTCGCCAGCATGGACGATCTGCGCGCCTTCGCCGGCGATGATCCCGAGCTCGCGGTGGTGGAAGAAGCGGCCCGACGCGCGTTGACGCGTTGGGATGAGCGAGTCGTTCACCACGAGGTCGCTGTCGACGTGGCGTGGCCATAG